One stretch of Oncorhynchus clarkii lewisi isolate Uvic-CL-2024 chromosome 1, UVic_Ocla_1.0, whole genome shotgun sequence DNA includes these proteins:
- the LOC139418247 gene encoding cytochrome P450 26A1-like codes for MALNTLVATLLCTIVLPIFLFLVAVKLWEVYLIRGRDPSCRAPLPPGSMGLPFIGETLQLLLQRRKFLRMKRQKYGCIYRTHLFGNPTVRVMGANNVRQILLGEHKLVAVQWPASVRTILGSDTLSNMHGTQHKNKKKAIMRAFSRDALEHYIPVIQEEVRSAVREWLEKDSYVLVYPEMKRLMFRIAMRILLGFDPDQIKTDEQELVEAFEEMIKNLFSLPVDVPFSGLYRGLKARNLIHSKIEENIQKKMDSGKEVKHRDALQQLIDISRNSDEPFSMQAIKESATELLFGGHETTASTATSLVMFLGLNPDTLNKLRQELHQQEELGVDLLGQNVNIEVLEQLKYTGCVIKETLRINPPVPGGFRVVLKTFQLNGYQIPKGWTVIYSICDTHDVADVFPNKEEFNPERFMDRSSEDSSRFNYIPFGGGSRMCVGKEFAKVLLKIFLVELTLQCDWTLSNGPPTMKTGPTVYPVDNLPTVFSSYSRT; via the exons ATGGCTTTGAACACGTTGGTGGCGACCCTTTTGTGCACGATTGTGCTTCCAATCTTTCTCTTTTTAGTCGCGGTGAAGTTATGGGAGGTTTATTTGATCCGTGGTCGGGATCCCAGCTGTCGAGCCCCTCTCCCTCCTGGGTCCATGGGCTTACCTTTCATTGGCGAGACGCTCCAACTCCTCCTCCAG AGGAGAAAGTTCCTGCGGATGAAACGGCAGAAGTATGGATGCATTTACAGAACGCATCTCTTTGGCAACCCCACGGTGCGCGTCATGGGAGCGAACAACGTCAGACAGATTCTGCTGGGTGAACACAAACTTGTCGCGGTGCAGTGGCCCGCTTCCGTCAGAACTATTTTGGGATCGGACACGCTCTCCAATATGCACGGGACCCAGcataaaaacaagaagaag GCTATAATGAGAGCGTTTTCCCGGGATGCCTTGGAACACTACATCCCGGTGAtccaggaggaggtgaggagcgcCGTGAGGGAATGGCTCGAGAAGGACTCCTACGTTCTAGTCTACCCGGAGATGAAGCGCCTCATGTTCCGCATCGCCATGAGGATCCTCCTGGGCTTCGACCCGGACCAGATCAAGACCGACGAGCAGGAGCTGGTGGAGGCGTTCGAAGAGATGATCAAGAACCTTTTCTCCCTTCCGGTCGATGTCCCCTTCAGCGGCTTGTACCGG GGATTGAAAGCCCGAAATTTAATCCACTCCAAAATCGAGGAGAATATCCAGAAAAAAATGGACAGTGGTAAAGAGGTGAAACACAGAGACGCGCTACAACAGCTGATAGACATCAGTAGGAACAGTGACGAGCCGTTCAGCATGCAG GCAATTAAGGAGTCGGCCACAGAGCTTTTATTTGGAGGCCATGAGACCACTGCCAGTACAGCCACCTCACTGGTCATGTTCCTGGGACTCAACCCCGACACGCTCAACAAACTCAGACAAGAACTGCACCAGCAG gaggaactaGGTGTGGATCTGCTGGGGCAGAATGTGAACATTGAGGTGTTGGAACAGTTAAAGTATACAGGCTGTGTCATCAAAGAGACCTTGAGGATAAACCCCCCTGTACCTGGAGGCTTCAGAGTGGTACTGAAGACATTCCAGCTCAAT GGTTACCAGATCCCCAAAGGCTGGACCGTGATCTACAGTATCTGTGACACCCACGACGTGGCCGACGTGTTCCCCAACAAAGAGGAGTTCAACCCGGAGCGGTTCATGGACAGATCCTCTGAGGACTCCTCGCGCTTCAACTACATCCCGTTCGGAGGCGGCTCCAGGATGTGTGTCGGGAAAGAGTTTGCCAAGGTTCTCCTGAAGATATTCCTGGTAGAGCTGACACTGCAGTGTGACTGGACTCTGTCAAACGGCCCCCCCACCATGAAGACCGGCCCTACGGTCTACCCCGTTGACAACCTGCCAACTGTGTTCAGCAGTTACAGCCGTACCTAG